The DNA window GTCTCGCTCCTGATGAGGTGCGAAGCCGCATACGCGCGCACAAGGAGCGGCTGGGCGAGAAACTCCTCATCCTGGGCCACTATTATCAGCGCGACGAGGTGATCGAGTTCGCCGATTTCCAGGGTGATTCCTTTAATCTGGCGCAGCACGGCGCTGCCTCCAGCGCCGAACATATCGTTTTCTGCGGCGTGCGCTTCATGGCCGAGTCCTCCTCGATCCTGGCGAAACCCGGCCAGCACGTGTACCTGCCCGCGCTCGACGCGGGCTGTCCGCTTGCGGACATGGCTCACATCTCGCAGGTCGAGGCGGCGTGGCGCATGCTGGAGGATGACGGGATTGCGGAACGGTTTCTCCCTGTCGTGTACATGAACTCAAGCGCGGAGGTGAAGGCTCTCTGCGGGGAGCGCGGCGGCACGATCTGCACCTCATCGTCCGCGGCCAAGGCATTCGACTGGGCGGCAGGACAAAATAAACGGGTATTCTTCATTCCCGATCGGAACCTCGGCATCAATACGGCGCTGGCAAAGGGGTTCAGGAAAGAAGAGATCGCTGTGTGGGACCCGTTCAAGCCGAATCAATCCGCTGCAAGGGGCGCCAAGGTCCTCATCTGGGACGGACACTGCCACGTGCACACCTTCTTCACGACGAGGGAGGTGGAGCTCGCGCGCGCGCAGTATCCGGGGTGCGTGATAGCGGTGCATCCGGAGTGCGAGCC is part of the bacterium genome and encodes:
- the nadA gene encoding quinolinate synthase NadA, with the translated sequence MPAIDSVPDSYRSLAPDEVRSRIRAHKERLGEKLLILGHYYQRDEVIEFADFQGDSFNLAQHGAASSAEHIVFCGVRFMAESSSILAKPGQHVYLPALDAGCPLADMAHISQVEAAWRMLEDDGIAERFLPVVYMNSSAEVKALCGERGGTICTSSSAAKAFDWAAGQNKRVFFIPDRNLGINTALAKGFRKEEIAVWDPFKPNQSAARGAKVLIWDGHCHVHTFFTTREVELARAQYPGCVIAVHPECEPDVVAISDKSGSTAFLKKCADEAPAGSTVVIGTEINFVSRIARENPGKRIVPLARSLCPNMFRTSAADLLWVLGELGRVNEVRVADEVAVGARAALDRMLSL